The DNA region tttttttgttgggttCTTGTGTATTTTGATCAGGTATGCAATTGTGACAGGGGCAAACAAAGGGGTTGGATTTGGCACAGTTAAGCAGTTGGCTTCAAATGGGATCATGGTGGTGTTAACTGCTAGAGATGAAAAAAGGGGTCTTGAAGCtgttgaaaaattgaaagagcTTGGCGTCTCCGACCAGGTGGTTTTTCATCAGCTTGATGTAACAGATTCTGCTAGCATCGTTTCCCTTGCAGATTTTGTCAAAACCCAATTCGGGAAACTCGATATCTTGGTAAATCTTTTTGTTTTGAGTTGGGTTTTATTCCTCAGATCAGTAGAGATAATATTGCAATATGTCTGATTTGATACTGATGACACatgttataaacttataatCCTTTTTTATGTTGAAATACGCATAACAAAGATGAAAAAGTTGGAACTTTTCGACTGTGTAGGTAAACAATGCAGGAATTACTGGAAGCATAGTAAACCCTGAAAGTTTTAGATCAGCTGTAATTGGTAAGGTGaggttatatatatgtatatatatcacATCATAGAAATGTGATTTTAGACTAATTGACGAGAGCAATGATTTTGGATGCAGAAGCCTGGTGAAATCAATTGGAGTGAAATATTGATAACACCAAGCTATGAGTTAGCAGAAGAATGCCTTAAAACAAACTACTATGGTCCCAAAAGCGTGACTGAAGCGCTTTTGCCCCTCCTCCAGCTATCTGATTCGCCTAGAATCGTTAATGTTTCGTCTGGTGCTGCTAAGCTAATGGTATGAGCAACTTCAGAAATATGCTTCTGTTTTGCATTCTCCTAACAGAATTAAATTTCCGCTTAGTTGTTAGtgtaatttaaacaaaataatttagTTAACTTATCTGCCTTACAAAAGATATGGAGAATTCTTTATCCTTAATCTGTTTATCTCTAGTTATTTCATAAATGGGACTTCTTGAAATGTACAAACAATTAGTCGTCGTTTTCTTTGCTTAATTAAGTATAATGGAGCTCTGGGATTGCATTAGAACATTAACTGAATCCCAGACTAAACTAGATCTCTGGAAATGTTTTAGTTGTAGAATTGTTTTCCGAAAAATGTTTGAGTTGTGAGCAATCCATGTATTTAGTTAGATTCTGATacaatttttctgttttttttaatcaaatttaaaCTCTGCCATCTTTCGTGTTGCTTCAGAATTTTCCAAACGGATGGGCTAAAGAGGTACTCAGTGATGCTAAGAGCCTCACAGAAGTGAGAATAGATGCTGTTTTGAGCGAGTTTTTGGAAGACCATAAACAAGGTTTGCTAGGAACCAAAAGCTGGCCTCCTCTCTCTCCAGCCTATTCAGTCTCGAAAGCAGCCTTGAACGCGTACACTAGAATTCTGGCCACCAAGTATCCAAACATCTACATCAACTGTGTCTGCCCCGGATTTGTCAAGACAGATTTGACCTTCAATGCCGGCTTCTTAACCATTGACGAAGGTGCTGAAAGTGTTGCCCGGTTAGCCCTACTCCCCAGCGGTGGTCCTACCGGCCTCTACTTCATCAGGAAAGAAATGACACCGTATTAAGATGTGGTGCTAACAGAGGCCCTCTCTGTGTTTAATGAATAATAAGGCTTGATAGTTTATATATACAAGCTTTTGGATTCACAATGTGGTAAGACTATTTGGATGATTGAAATATATGAGGGTAGTGTTAAATATGGAGGCCATATCCTATTAGGAGTGatgctattttttttatgaaaatgggCGCCGATCGAAGCAAGTCGTGACCGGCACCCTAAAACAAACAGCCGGCCGACGGGCCTATAGAGGTGAGGTATCAGAAAAGCGTCCAGAAAGATGTGAGGTGTAACATTTCATCTCTTATGCAACTCTACCAGAGCTAGCATCCAGAAAGGTAAGCAAAATAACAAGAGGACAATGGATGCTCACcttattttatctgacagtATTACTAGCATATACAAAATATCTTACTCAAGAAAATaatactacaacaacaacaaagcgttatcccactaagtggggtcggctatatgaatcttaaaacGCCATTGCACTTTGTTCTGTGTCATGACTTCTGTTAGATCTAAGTAGTTCAAATCTTTTCTTGGAGTTTCTTTCCAAGTCTTCCCAGGTCTTCCTCTATCCGTTTGTCCCTAGGCCTCTGTCTCGTACTCACATCTTCTAACCGAAGCGTTTGTAGtcttcgtttcacatgtccaaaccaccttaaccgattctctctcatcttatcttcaatatAGGCTTCTCCTAATTTGCCTCatatatcctcattcctaatcttgtCATTTCTCGTGtacccacacatccaacgaagcgtTCTTATCTCCGTTACactcattttatgtacgtgttgatacttCACCGTCTAACATTCTATGTCATaaagcattgccggccttattgtcgtcctataaaaatatcccttgagctttagtggcatacgacAGTCGCACAACACATccgatgcactcttccactttatTCATCCAACTTGTATTTTATGATTAAGGTGGCATAATCCCCGAAATCCAtataatttattaaatattttagcGTTGCTCCGACTATATTTTAGTTTTAAGAGAGATTTTATttggattatatgttttattttttaattttaaagttCAAACTAATAATTGATCGTATTTATATCTACTCGTAAGTATAAGTGGAAGGTCTGACTACCGTGGTTGATAAActaggaattggatcctcttcgAGGCAATGCCTCGGGATCCTACTGACCGGACAACATGGActgttggattttgatcaaacagctacaattattataatttttaaaggaaCCCCCCTATTTATAGTCGTTGAATCAAAATTCAACTGCCCATATTGTTCGGTCAGTAAGATCCGAGGCAttgcctcggagaggatccaattccgatAAACTCGATATCATTATTTTATGGTTGCCGGCTCTGGGCAATTCCAAAAAAATagtactgtttttttttcccctcTTTCCTCACCAACATGTCATCAAAATACCCGTCTCTCTTGCCCCCGCCTCGCTTCTTGACTGCGCAAAACCCTTCCtaaacaaaaaagtaaaaacaacaAAACTGCTATCGCACACAAAATTGACTTTTTGTGACAATACCCCTTTAAAATGCTGAAAATAAGCTTGAAAAACCATCGACAATGGCAGAGGCGACGAAGAGGTTCATCTCCTTGCTCTGGAATTTACCATTAGACCCTCATAGCCACATAAATAACACCCATTTTTTTGGTCAGGTATGCAGTTGTGACAGGGGCAAACAAAGGAATTGGATTTGCAACTGTTAGGCAGTTGGCTTCAAATGGGACCTTAGTAGTTTTAACTGCCAGAGATGAGAAGAGAGGTCTTGAAGCtgttgaaaaattgaaacagtTTGGCGTCTCTGATCGCGTGGTTTTTCACCAGCTCGACATAACGGATTCTGCTAGCATTGCTTCCCTTGCAgattttgtcaaaactcaatttGGAAAACTTGATATTTTGGTAATGATCAAACCCCAAATGCTCAAACTTTTTTTGGTTAACTTCGTTGACATGACAAAGATGGTAATGCTAGAACTTGTGATCTGTAGGTAAACAATGCAGGAGTTATCGGAAGCATACTAAACGGCGAAGCTTTTAGAGCTATTCCGGGTAAGGTAAGATTAATTCTATATACCAAAACTTTCTCCATCACAAATTATATAAAGACGATTTTGTTTTGGTATTGTATCGTTGAGTTGCTTTTAAAAAGTTCGCTTATGATGATATATGTGCTTGATATGAAGTTGCTCAAACTTATCGTGTCAAATTGTGTTCTTAAGAAAATCATGCTATATTTAGCAAACCAGTTATGGATCCGGGATTATTTGGGGAAGACGATCCTGCAATCATTCGGGATAAGTGTTAACTTTCTTCACCTGGATACAGAAGCTTGAAGATATTGATTGGAGTGAAATAGCAACACCAAACTACGAGTTAGGAGAAAAGTGTCTAGAAACAAACTATCATGGTACGAAAAGAGTGATTGAAGCACTTCTGCCCCTCCTCCAGCTATCCGATTCTCCAAGGCTTGTTATTGTTTCTTCTTATGTTGGTCAATTAATGGTATGATATATAAACAACTCGAAAACTATATTTCTTTTTTGGCATTCTCCTAAGAAAATCAAGTTTGCAACGGTTGTCAGTATGGTTGAAAACTATGTTCTTGCCATTTTTCAACTGATGCTTGCTTAGTTTCCAAAGCGATTTTCACTTTCTCTGAGAATTGGTAGTGAAAGGTCTAATTATGAGCAATTCTCCGCAATGTTTCTAttcggaaattaaattaaaactgTCCTGTGTTGCATATTGTTTCAGTTTTTTTCAGATGGACGGGCTAATGGGGTACTGAG from Malus domestica chromosome 01, GDT2T_hap1 includes:
- the LOC103406159 gene encoding (+)-neomenthol dehydrogenase-like isoform X2, with the protein product MAEATKRYAIVTGANKGVGFGTVKQLASNGIMVVLTARDEKRGLEAVEKLKELGVSDQVVFHQLDVTDSASIVSLADFVKTQFGKLDILVNNAGITGSIVNPESFRSAVIGKPGEINWSEILITPSYELAEECLKTNYYGPKSVTEALLPLLQLSDSPRIVNVSSGAAKLMNFPNGWAKEVLSDAKSLTEVRIDAVLSEFLEDHKQGLLGTKSWPPLSPAYSVSKAALNAYTRILATKYPNIYINCVCPGFVKTDLTFNAGFLTIDEGAESVARLALLPSGGPTGLYFIRKEMTPY
- the LOC103406159 gene encoding (+)-neomenthol dehydrogenase-like isoform X1 — translated: MAEATKRYAIVTGANKGVGFGTVKQLASNGIMVVLTARDEKRGLEAVEKLKELGVSDQVVFHQLDVTDSASIVSLADFVKTQFGKLDILVNNAGITGSIVNPESFRSAVIGKKPGEINWSEILITPSYELAEECLKTNYYGPKSVTEALLPLLQLSDSPRIVNVSSGAAKLMNFPNGWAKEVLSDAKSLTEVRIDAVLSEFLEDHKQGLLGTKSWPPLSPAYSVSKAALNAYTRILATKYPNIYINCVCPGFVKTDLTFNAGFLTIDEGAESVARLALLPSGGPTGLYFIRKEMTPY
- the LOC103406159 gene encoding (+)-neomenthol dehydrogenase-like isoform X4 → MVVLTARDEKRGLEAVEKLKELGVSDQVVFHQLDVTDSASIVSLADFVKTQFGKLDILVNNAGITGSIVNPESFRSAVIGKPGEINWSEILITPSYELAEECLKTNYYGPKSVTEALLPLLQLSDSPRIVNVSSGAAKLMNFPNGWAKEVLSDAKSLTEVRIDAVLSEFLEDHKQGLLGTKSWPPLSPAYSVSKAALNAYTRILATKYPNIYINCVCPGFVKTDLTFNAGFLTIDEGAESVARLALLPSGGPTGLYFIRKEMTPY
- the LOC103406159 gene encoding (+)-neomenthol dehydrogenase-like isoform X3 encodes the protein MVVLTARDEKRGLEAVEKLKELGVSDQVVFHQLDVTDSASIVSLADFVKTQFGKLDILVNNAGITGSIVNPESFRSAVIGKKPGEINWSEILITPSYELAEECLKTNYYGPKSVTEALLPLLQLSDSPRIVNVSSGAAKLMNFPNGWAKEVLSDAKSLTEVRIDAVLSEFLEDHKQGLLGTKSWPPLSPAYSVSKAALNAYTRILATKYPNIYINCVCPGFVKTDLTFNAGFLTIDEGAESVARLALLPSGGPTGLYFIRKEMTPY
- the LOC139193617 gene encoding (+)-neomenthol dehydrogenase-like isoform X1; protein product: MAEATKRYAVVTGANKGIGFATVRQLASNGTLVVLTARDEKRGLEAVEKLKQFGVSDRVVFHQLDITDSASIASLADFVKTQFGKLDILVNNAGVIGSILNGEAFRAIPGKKLEDIDWSEIATPNYELGEKCLETNYHGTKRVIEALLPLLQLSDSPRLVIVSSYVGQLMFFSDGRANGVLSDSESLTEERIDGVLSEFLEDFKQGLVEAKSWPPILPAYSVSKAALNAYTRILAKRWPNFCINCVCPGFVKTDITCNSGILTIDEGAESVVRLALLPNGGPTGQYFIRKEATPY
- the LOC139193617 gene encoding (+)-neomenthol dehydrogenase-like isoform X2; the encoded protein is MAEATKRYAVVTGANKGIGFATVRQLASNGTLVVLTARDEKRGLEAVEKLKQFGVSDRVVFHQLDITDSASIASLADFVKTQFGKLDILVNNAGVIGSILNGEAFRAIPGKLEDIDWSEIATPNYELGEKCLETNYHGTKRVIEALLPLLQLSDSPRLVIVSSYVGQLMFFSDGRANGVLSDSESLTEERIDGVLSEFLEDFKQGLVEAKSWPPILPAYSVSKAALNAYTRILAKRWPNFCINCVCPGFVKTDITCNSGILTIDEGAESVVRLALLPNGGPTGQYFIRKEATPY